The Mycolicibacterium mageritense genome contains a region encoding:
- a CDS encoding Asp23/Gls24 family envelope stress response protein: MTYPHDPYGQPPMTHDPIYAARRRMQGWWATFAVLFVLGLVISAAYSATLVPHTNPYIHTMQPTTMSYVLLAIGVVNGIVGTVAFIIAIRATRECSQIKQSMYGGF; the protein is encoded by the coding sequence ATGACCTACCCTCACGACCCATACGGGCAGCCGCCCATGACCCATGACCCCATCTACGCCGCGCGTCGGCGCATGCAGGGCTGGTGGGCGACTTTCGCCGTGTTGTTCGTCCTGGGGCTGGTGATCAGCGCCGCGTACAGCGCGACGCTTGTCCCGCACACCAATCCGTACATCCACACGATGCAGCCGACGACGATGAGCTACGTACTCCTAGCCATCGGTGTGGTCAACGGGATCGTGGGCACCGTCGCCTTCATCATCGCCATCCGCGCGACCCGCGAATGCAGCCAAATCAAGCAGTCAATGTACGGAGGTTTCTGA